DNA from Leishmania donovani BPK282A1 complete genome, chromosome 34:
TCGCTGCAAGGAGGCCGCGAAGAAGCCCTTCGGCGTCAATGTCCCTCTCAGCCGCGATATGGCGCAGTACATGGACTTCATCATCGAGGAGAAAGTGCCGATCGTGTTCACGAGTGCCGGCAGCCCTAAGCTCTGGACCCAGAAGCTACAGAGCCATGGCATTAAGGTGGTGCACGTCGTACCCAGCTGCAAGCTCGCCCTCAAGTGCGAAGCGGCAGGGGTCAACGCCGTCGTAGCTGAGGGGTTCGAGGCCGGTGGTCACAACGGGTTAGAGGAGATCACCACGATGGCGCTGGTCCCGCAGGTGCGTAAGGCTCTGGCGCCTGAGGTTCCCCTGCTCGCAGCGGGCGGCATTGCGAGTGGTGAAGCAATGCTGGCAGCTATGGCCCTTGGTGCGGAGGGAGTCCAGGTAGGCACGCGCTTCGCGGTCACACAAGAAAGctcggcggcagaggagttCAAGAAGAGGTGCACGGCGGCAGGTGAGGGCGACACGTACCTCACACTGAAGCAGTACATGCCAACTCGTGTCATGCTGAACGACTACGGCAAAGAGGCCCGCCGCCTCTCTGAATCTGGCGCCACcaaggcgcagctgaaggagTTCCGTGGAAAG
Protein-coding regions in this window:
- a CDS encoding enoyl-[acyl-carrier-protein] reductase, putative, with product MQANRVTSLFGVQYPIVQGGMVWCSGWRLASAVSNAGGLGLVGAGSMSFDVFQHHVRRCKEAAKKPFGVNVPLSRDMAQYMDFIIEEKVPIVFTSAGSPKLWTQKLQSHGIKVVHVVPSCKLALKCEAAGVNAVVAEGFEAGGHNGLEEITTMALVPQVRKALAPEVPLLAAGGIASGEAMLAAMALGAEGVQVGTRFAVTQESSAAEEFKKRCTAAGEGDTYLTLKQYMPTRVMLNDYGKEARRLSESGATKAQLKEFRGKGRTKKGMFDGDVTNGELEIGQIVSACKDVPTAAEVVERMVKEFRTRNAQLAKMNL